The Streptomyces noursei ATCC 11455 sequence GAGAGGGGTGACCGGGAGTGAGCCGGTCGGGGCCGCCGGCGTTCGGGGCGGCTTGCCGGCCGGCCGGGAGCCCCCGGGACGCGATCGTGACCCCGGTGGCGTTCTTCGCGGTCGGATTCGCCCTGCTGGCAGGGGTGCCGATGGGGCGCGCGAGCGCGGCGGCCGGCAATCCGGTACGTGACCGGATTTAGCCCTTGAGGGCGCGGGGCGGTAGTGTACGCCTTTGACCCACCAGGCGGACCGTTACTGCGCGCTCAACTCCTTGAGGCGCTGGGTGACATCTGCTGCCAGATGTGACAAACCGGGCGTTGGTGGGTACAACAAGGGGCGGCACGACGGGCGACGCAGGCGACGTATGTCCCGATGACGGGAATCTTCACCGCCGACCGGACGTTGACCGGATGACGACGACAGCGACACCTGTCCTGTGGGCGACAAGCCCGGGAGGCACGATTCATGAGTGAGCGAGCTCTCCGCGGCACGCGCCTCGTGGTGACCAGCTACGAGACCGACCGCGGCATCGACCTGGCCCCGCGCCAGGCGGTGGAGTACGCATGCCAGAACGGACATCGTTTCGAGATGCCGTTCTCGGTTGAGGCCGAGATTCCGCCGGAGTGGGAGTGCAAGGTTTGCGGCGCACCCTCTCTTCTGGTGGATGGGGATGGTCCTGA is a genomic window containing:
- a CDS encoding RNA polymerase-binding protein RbpA — its product is MSERALRGTRLVVTSYETDRGIDLAPRQAVEYACQNGHRFEMPFSVEAEIPPEWECKVCGAPSLLVDGDGPEEKKGKPARTHWDMLMERRTREELEEVLAERLAVLRSGTMNIAVHPRDSNRKSA